From SAR202 cluster bacterium, the proteins below share one genomic window:
- the ilvB gene encoding biosynthetic-type acetolactate synthase large subunit, with product MKLNGSQLLCEALIREGVDVIFGLPGGAILPLYQTLPQFPQLRHILVRHEQGSAHAADGYARVTGKPGVCWATSGPGATNLVTGIATAQMDSVPIVVVTGQVSRASIGTDAFQETDITGITLPITKHNYLVMHASDIPRIVKESFHIASTGRPGPVLIDVPKDVQNEVVEYEESTFDEMYAKVELDLPGYKPTMEGHPSQIKKAVQLIAESKRPVILAGHGVIFSGAYDELRELAEKAQIPVITTLLGISSFPETHVLSVGMPGMHGMAYASLAIEEADLLIALGMRFDDRITGKPSAFARKSKKIHVDIDPSEIGKNIPVDVPIVGDLKRVLVKLNKLVQPATHSEWVQRIEELKREHPSMDIRETDKLLPQFVIKSLCDVTEGKAFIVTGVGQHQMWAAQHYTYTEPRSFVSSGGSGAMGFEVPGAMGAQVGRPDRVVWSVAGDGGFQMTMCELATLVENKIPVKFAIVNNNVLGMVRQWQDIFYKRSFVATRYTANPDFVKLADAFGMLGIRVTQKSQVKAAIQQAMDYDGPAIVDFVVEEDENVYPMIPAGQTINELIEEPRPQEARRR from the coding sequence ATGAAGCTGAATGGTTCTCAACTACTCTGCGAAGCTCTGATCAGGGAGGGCGTGGACGTAATCTTCGGCCTCCCCGGCGGCGCAATCCTGCCGCTCTACCAGACGCTGCCCCAGTTCCCGCAGCTCCGCCACATCCTGGTACGCCACGAGCAGGGCTCCGCCCACGCCGCGGACGGCTACGCTCGCGTCACCGGCAAGCCCGGCGTGTGCTGGGCCACGTCCGGCCCCGGCGCGACAAACCTGGTGACGGGCATCGCGACGGCGCAGATGGACTCGGTGCCTATCGTCGTCGTAACCGGGCAGGTTAGCCGCGCCTCAATCGGCACGGACGCCTTCCAGGAGACGGACATCACGGGCATCACCCTGCCCATAACGAAGCATAACTACCTCGTCATGCACGCGTCGGACATCCCGCGCATTGTGAAGGAGTCGTTCCACATCGCCAGCACCGGCCGCCCCGGCCCGGTCCTCATCGATGTGCCCAAGGACGTCCAGAACGAGGTTGTGGAGTACGAAGAGAGCACCTTCGACGAGATGTACGCGAAAGTGGAGCTCGACCTCCCCGGCTACAAGCCGACGATGGAGGGCCACCCCAGCCAGATCAAGAAGGCCGTGCAGCTCATTGCCGAGTCGAAGCGACCGGTGATCCTTGCCGGCCACGGCGTAATCTTCTCCGGCGCATACGATGAGCTGAGGGAGCTGGCGGAGAAGGCGCAAATCCCGGTCATCACAACCCTGCTCGGCATCAGCTCTTTCCCTGAGACGCACGTCCTGTCCGTCGGCATGCCCGGCATGCACGGCATGGCGTACGCCAGCCTGGCGATTGAGGAGGCTGACCTCCTGATCGCTCTCGGCATGCGGTTTGACGACCGTATCACGGGCAAGCCGAGCGCCTTCGCCCGCAAGTCGAAGAAGATTCATGTGGACATTGACCCATCCGAGATCGGCAAAAACATCCCGGTGGATGTCCCGATCGTCGGCGACCTGAAGCGGGTCCTTGTCAAGCTGAACAAGCTTGTGCAGCCCGCCACGCACAGTGAATGGGTCCAGCGAATCGAGGAGCTGAAGCGCGAGCACCCTTCCATGGATATTCGCGAGACGGACAAGCTACTGCCGCAGTTCGTCATCAAGTCGCTTTGCGACGTAACCGAAGGCAAGGCGTTTATCGTGACCGGCGTGGGCCAGCACCAGATGTGGGCGGCCCAGCACTACACGTACACTGAGCCCAGGAGCTTCGTCTCTTCCGGCGGCTCCGGCGCGATGGGCTTCGAAGTGCCCGGCGCAATGGGCGCCCAGGTCGGTCGGCCGGACCGCGTTGTGTGGTCGGTTGCCGGCGACGGCGGCTTCCAGATGACAATGTGCGAGCTCGCGACGCTGGTGGAGAACAAGATCCCGGTCAAGTTCGCAATCGTCAACAACAACGTCCTCGGGATGGTGCGGCAGTGGCAGGACATCTTCTACAAGAGGAGCTTTGTCGCCACCAGGTACACGGCCAACCCCGATTTTGTGAAACTGGCGGACGCTTTTGGCATGCTCGGAATCCGAGTGACCCAGAAGAGCCAAGTGAAGGCGGCGATACAGCAGGCAATGGATTACGATGGCCCTGCGATCGTAGACTTTGTGGTTGAGGAAGACGAAAACGTCTACCCCATGATCCCAGCCGGCCAGACGATCAATGAGCTGATCGAGGAGCCGAGACCCCAAGAGGCGCGACGACGATGA
- the ilvN gene encoding acetolactate synthase small subunit, which translates to MNNNGTSLPRHTITALVEDRPGVLNRVSSMFRRRGFNIASLAVGHSEEPGRSRMTFVVEGDDRVVEQVTKHLHKLIDVIKVTEISDENVVSRELALIKVKADAQSRSEIIQIVDIFRAKIVGVAPDTLIIEVTGDGDKLESLLGLLKPFGVIEVMRTGTIVMERWTGSMHGDGGTRPRKQRSTTSLANIWGEPSSV; encoded by the coding sequence ATGAACAACAACGGCACTAGCCTGCCCCGCCACACGATCACCGCACTGGTCGAGGACCGGCCCGGCGTCCTCAACCGCGTATCCAGCATGTTCCGCCGGCGCGGGTTCAATATCGCCAGCCTCGCGGTAGGCCACAGCGAGGAGCCCGGCCGCTCCCGCATGACCTTCGTCGTCGAAGGCGACGACCGCGTCGTCGAGCAGGTCACCAAGCACCTGCACAAGCTTATCGACGTCATCAAGGTCACTGAGATCTCCGACGAGAACGTCGTCTCGCGGGAGCTCGCGCTCATCAAGGTCAAGGCCGACGCGCAGAGCCGCAGCGAGATCATCCAGATCGTCGATATCTTTCGCGCGAAGATCGTGGGCGTAGCCCCGGACACCCTCATAATCGAGGTCACCGGTGACGGCGACAAGCTCGAGTCCCTGCTAGGCCTGCTCAAGCCCTTCGGGGTGATCGAGGTCATGCGAACCGGCACCATCGTTATGGAGCGCTGGACCGGCAGCATGCACGGCGACGGCGGCACCCGGCCCCGCAAGCAGCGCTCGACGACGAGCCTCGCAAACATCTGGGGCGAGCCGAGCTCGGTTTAA
- the ilvC gene encoding ketol-acid reductoisomerase, which yields MTIMYYETDADLSVLKNKTIGIIGYGSQGHAHALNLKDNGQKVLIGLYEGSKSKAKAEAEGLKVKSIEDVTKESDIIMMLIPDHTQREVYNKSIKQHLTAGKALMFAHGFNIHYKAIVPPKNVDVLMVAPKAPGHRMREVFTKGSGVPGLLAIHQDATGNARKLGLAYAKGVGCTRAGVLDTTFKEETETDLFGEQTVLCGGVSALIKAGYETLVEAGYQPESAYFECMHELKLIVDLLYKGGLEWMRYSISDTAEYGDYTRGPRIIDEHVKANMKKVLKEIQDGTFAKEWLAENEEGRHRFMQLRKENADHPIEKVGKELRGMMTFLKNTD from the coding sequence ATGACCATCATGTACTACGAGACAGACGCAGACCTTTCAGTCCTGAAGAACAAGACCATTGGCATCATTGGCTACGGCAGCCAGGGCCACGCCCATGCGCTCAACCTTAAGGACAACGGCCAGAAGGTGCTAATCGGCCTCTACGAAGGCAGCAAGAGCAAGGCGAAGGCCGAGGCCGAGGGGCTGAAGGTCAAGTCTATCGAGGATGTGACGAAGGAGTCGGACATCATCATGATGCTGATCCCCGACCACACCCAGCGCGAGGTCTACAACAAGTCCATCAAGCAGCACCTCACCGCAGGCAAGGCGCTTATGTTCGCTCACGGCTTCAACATCCACTACAAGGCCATCGTCCCGCCCAAGAACGTGGACGTGCTCATGGTCGCCCCCAAGGCGCCGGGCCACAGGATGCGCGAGGTCTTCACAAAGGGCTCCGGCGTGCCGGGCCTGCTCGCCATCCACCAGGACGCCACGGGCAACGCCCGCAAGCTCGGCCTGGCGTACGCCAAGGGCGTGGGCTGCACCCGCGCCGGCGTGCTGGACACGACCTTCAAGGAAGAGACAGAGACCGACCTTTTCGGCGAGCAGACCGTCCTCTGCGGCGGCGTGTCCGCCCTGATCAAGGCCGGCTACGAGACGCTTGTCGAGGCCGGCTACCAGCCGGAGTCGGCGTACTTTGAGTGCATGCACGAGCTCAAGCTCATCGTCGACCTTCTCTACAAGGGCGGGCTGGAATGGATGCGCTACTCCATCAGCGACACCGCCGAATACGGCGACTACACGCGCGGCCCGCGCATCATAGATGAGCACGTCAAGGCGAACATGAAGAAGGTGCTCAAGGAGATACAGGACGGCACCTTCGCGAAGGAGTGGCTCGCCGAGAACGAGGAGGGCCGCCACCGCTTCATGCAGCTGCGCAAGGAGAACGCCGACCACCCGATCGAGAAGGTTGGCAAGGAGCTCCGCGGAATGATGACGTTCCTGAAGAATACTGACTAG
- a CDS encoding DUF952 domain-containing protein, whose amino-acid sequence MARATNSSQAPSESGRAAGAGAVLIYHIAHKSEWDAQASSTAYAPSRYEGEGFIHCSETHQLEKVANKHFKGKTDLLVLELMPTRLDAETKYEQGGEEKYPHIYGTINKSAIVRTVPVRCRPDGTFGGVFAGI is encoded by the coding sequence ATCGCGCGGGCTACAAATTCGAGCCAGGCGCCGAGTGAATCGGGGCGTGCGGCAGGAGCCGGAGCAGTATTGATCTACCATATCGCACACAAATCCGAATGGGACGCGCAGGCGAGTAGCACCGCGTACGCCCCTTCCCGGTACGAGGGCGAGGGGTTCATTCACTGCTCCGAGACTCACCAGCTTGAGAAGGTTGCTAACAAGCACTTCAAGGGCAAAACCGACCTGCTGGTCCTGGAGCTGATGCCGACGCGGCTCGATGCAGAGACGAAGTACGAGCAGGGCGGCGAAGAGAAGTACCCGCACATCTACGGCACGATCAACAAGAGCGCGATAGTGCGCACGGTGCCGGTCCGGTGCAGGCCGGACGGCACCTTCGGCGGCGTTTTTGCGGGGATTTAG
- a CDS encoding 2-isopropylmalate synthase: protein MTTQDKVLIFDTTLRDGEQSAGIGLTLEEKVEIAKQLDRLGVDIIEAGFAASSPGDFKAVQAIARDVRRPVIASLARCNPNDIDQARQALKDAENPRIHVFISSSDVQILHQLRKNPEEVLDMAVASVERAKRYCPNVEFSPMDATRTDMDYLYKLVEAVIRAGATTVNIPDTVGYAIPVEFSKRIQLIKNNVPNIDKAIISVHCHNDLGNAVSNSIAAVQVGARQIEGCINGLGERAGNAALEEVIMTLDTRKDLLNVSHNIDTTQIYRTSRLVSDITGFPIQPNKAIVGANAFRHASGIHQDGVLKARQTFEIMDARSIGWPSNSLVLGKLSGRAGLRSRLEEMGFKLDKAQLDTAFEAFKELADRKREVTDADLVALMSNQRRFADVEEVYKLDHIQVTCGNHEIPTATVRLINPRGEQVTDAATGTGPVDAVYRAINRIVNVPNKLTEFRVDAVTEGIDSLGDVTIRIRHEKDSFVGRGSDTDIVVASAKAYMNALNRALTAMQKPQEAKTASKASS from the coding sequence ATGACTACGCAAGACAAGGTACTGATTTTCGACACCACGCTGCGAGACGGCGAGCAGTCCGCCGGCATCGGCCTGACCCTGGAGGAGAAGGTCGAGATCGCCAAGCAGCTCGACCGGCTGGGCGTCGACATCATCGAGGCCGGCTTCGCGGCCAGCTCCCCCGGCGACTTCAAGGCCGTGCAGGCCATCGCAAGGGACGTCCGCAGGCCCGTCATCGCCTCGCTGGCCCGCTGCAACCCCAACGATATCGACCAGGCCCGGCAGGCGCTGAAGGATGCCGAAAACCCGCGCATCCACGTCTTCATATCGAGCTCGGACGTCCAGATACTGCACCAGCTCCGCAAGAACCCGGAAGAGGTGCTGGACATGGCCGTCGCGTCGGTGGAGCGCGCGAAGCGCTACTGCCCCAACGTCGAGTTCTCGCCTATGGACGCCACACGCACGGACATGGACTACCTGTACAAGCTGGTGGAGGCGGTCATACGCGCTGGCGCGACGACGGTCAACATTCCGGACACCGTCGGCTACGCAATCCCCGTCGAGTTCTCGAAGCGCATCCAGCTCATCAAGAACAATGTCCCCAACATCGACAAGGCGATTATCAGCGTCCACTGCCACAACGACCTGGGCAACGCCGTATCGAACAGCATCGCCGCGGTGCAGGTCGGCGCCCGCCAGATCGAGGGCTGCATCAACGGCCTGGGCGAGCGGGCGGGCAACGCCGCGCTGGAAGAGGTCATCATGACCCTGGACACGCGCAAGGATCTGCTGAACGTTTCGCACAATATTGATACGACGCAGATATACCGCACCAGCCGCCTGGTGAGCGATATCACCGGCTTCCCGATCCAGCCTAACAAGGCAATCGTGGGCGCCAACGCCTTCCGCCACGCATCCGGCATACACCAGGACGGCGTCCTGAAGGCGCGCCAGACGTTCGAGATCATGGACGCTCGCTCTATCGGCTGGCCCAGCAACTCGCTCGTCCTTGGCAAGCTGAGCGGCCGCGCCGGCCTGCGCTCCAGGCTGGAGGAGATGGGCTTCAAGCTGGACAAGGCGCAGCTCGATACTGCCTTCGAGGCCTTCAAGGAGCTGGCGGACCGCAAGCGCGAGGTCACGGATGCCGACCTGGTCGCGCTGATGTCCAACCAGCGCCGCTTCGCGGACGTGGAAGAGGTCTACAAGCTGGACCACATCCAGGTCACCTGCGGCAACCACGAGATTCCGACGGCCACCGTGCGGCTCATCAACCCGCGCGGCGAGCAGGTGACGGACGCCGCCACCGGCACCGGCCCGGTGGACGCAGTCTACAGGGCTATCAACCGCATCGTGAACGTGCCTAACAAGCTCACCGAGTTCCGCGTGGACGCCGTCACCGAGGGCATAGACTCCCTGGGCGACGTGACTATTCGCATCCGACACGAGAAGGACAGCTTCGTAGGCCGAGGCTCGGACACAGACATCGTCGTCGCCAGCGCCAAGGCCTACATGAACGCACTCAACCGGGCGCTTACGGCAATGCAAAAGCCCCAGGAAGCAAAGACGGCTTCGAAGGCCTCCAGCTAA
- a CDS encoding Fic family protein: protein MQKNLERSPIGELVQIDGKRRAYVPGPLPRSIDLDGALVYALDEASRAISLLAGAGETFHNPDLLIRPFLSREAILSSRIEGTQSTLEDLFEYEASRRDRGDVMEVFNYVLALNKGLQMIRDAPINLWLVNSIHSTLMHDVRGRNKRPGQLRNEQVYIGGEGQSIDQARFIPPPPYFVQEALEDCVKFANERNHLPPLVQCAMMHYQFETIHPYSDGNGRMGRLLIVLFLCARGVLTTPLLYLSAYFERDRQAYYDHLLRLSETGDWQRWLRYFLKGVTEESRDALQRIRHVRDLHDSYKRLLLEKNESGNALHLLDEFFAQPVMTAPSAARIIGITAKGAQRILERMTALGIVKIEESRPRLYVAHELMDILQAPRALPPAMSRI from the coding sequence ATGCAGAAGAACCTTGAGCGCAGCCCCATTGGAGAGCTGGTGCAGATCGATGGAAAGAGGAGGGCTTACGTGCCCGGCCCTCTTCCGAGGTCTATCGACCTGGACGGCGCCCTCGTCTACGCTCTGGACGAGGCCTCCAGGGCAATATCGCTTCTCGCGGGAGCGGGCGAGACATTCCACAATCCGGACCTTCTGATACGGCCCTTCTTGAGCCGGGAGGCAATTCTGTCCTCACGCATAGAGGGCACCCAATCCACGCTGGAGGACCTGTTTGAGTACGAGGCTTCCAGGAGGGACAGAGGCGATGTCATGGAGGTGTTCAACTACGTTCTCGCCCTGAACAAGGGGCTGCAGATGATACGGGACGCGCCAATCAACCTGTGGCTGGTAAACAGCATCCACTCAACGCTCATGCATGACGTGAGGGGAAGAAACAAACGGCCCGGCCAGTTGAGGAATGAACAGGTCTACATAGGGGGCGAAGGACAGTCCATCGATCAGGCGCGGTTCATACCTCCGCCTCCGTACTTTGTGCAGGAGGCGCTGGAGGACTGCGTAAAGTTCGCAAACGAGCGCAATCACCTGCCGCCGCTGGTGCAGTGCGCTATGATGCACTACCAGTTCGAGACCATTCACCCGTACTCTGACGGCAACGGACGAATGGGGCGTTTGCTTATCGTCCTGTTCCTGTGCGCAAGGGGGGTCCTGACAACCCCCCTGCTCTATCTAAGCGCTTACTTCGAGCGCGACAGGCAGGCGTACTACGACCACTTGCTCCGTTTGAGCGAGACGGGCGATTGGCAGAGATGGCTACGGTACTTCCTCAAGGGGGTGACAGAAGAGTCCAGGGACGCATTGCAGAGAATCAGGCATGTGCGTGATCTTCACGATTCATACAAACGGCTGCTGCTGGAAAAGAACGAGTCGGGCAATGCGCTGCACCTGCTGGATGAGTTCTTCGCGCAGCCCGTGATGACCGCGCCCTCGGCAGCCCGGATAATCGGCATAACTGCAAAAGGCGCACAGCGCATACTTGAGAGAATGACGGCGCTCGGCATAGTGAAGATCGAAGAGAGCAGGCCGCGGCTCTATGTAGCCCACGAGTTGATGGACATACTTCAGGCCCCGCGGGCGTTGCCGCCGGCGATGTCAAGGATATGA
- a CDS encoding GNAT family N-acetyltransferase, giving the protein MIIRDLAPTESRLIHQIAEMLVEAFRENWPDAWSTLEDALEEVRDSFVEGRISRVAVDEHGNAAGWTGARYWYALVWELHPMVVKPSLQGRGIGRALVADLEEQVRTRGGMTITLGSDDENGMTTLSGVDLYPAPWEHIARIRNLKGHPYEFYRKCGFTITGVIPDANGVGKPDILMSKRVGGQPG; this is encoded by the coding sequence ATGATTATCAGAGACCTTGCCCCAACAGAATCAAGGCTCATCCACCAGATCGCAGAGATGCTGGTGGAAGCGTTCCGCGAGAACTGGCCGGACGCCTGGTCGACGCTCGAGGACGCGCTGGAAGAGGTGCGCGACTCCTTCGTCGAGGGCCGTATAAGCCGCGTGGCCGTGGACGAGCACGGCAACGCTGCCGGCTGGACCGGCGCGCGGTACTGGTACGCGCTCGTGTGGGAGCTGCACCCGATGGTCGTGAAGCCGTCTCTGCAGGGCCGCGGCATCGGGCGCGCGCTCGTGGCCGACCTGGAAGAGCAGGTGCGCACACGCGGCGGCATGACCATCACGCTGGGGTCTGACGACGAGAACGGCATGACCACGCTGTCCGGCGTGGACCTGTACCCGGCCCCATGGGAGCATATAGCGCGAATCAGGAACCTGAAGGGACATCCGTACGAGTTCTACCGGAAGTGCGGCTTCACTATCACCGGCGTTATCCCGGACGCAAACGGAGTCGGCAAGCCGGACATATTGA